One region of Cydia fagiglandana chromosome 15, ilCydFagi1.1, whole genome shotgun sequence genomic DNA includes:
- the LOC134671190 gene encoding putative odorant receptor 92a isoform X2, with protein sequence MRWLKSHPVITSTFTGHLTFYHTMEHLKDFASEFSKPFAICFDLLAKSNISIYNENKIRGKLRVFALVVFYVTFYFSLVVSFKKVLTGELGFYELANLLPIFIVATQGAMKGTVIVSNLSKAKIIIDDLGSMWRTTGLTKTQLMKKGVMLKRLNLCNAVFYWMNIIGTWQYILVPLFETLFRNFVLGQDKLLFPFICSLPYDAKRNWMVYLGTYFWESYSMLHLIYMYLGVEFLMITLCSHLATEFELLREEMLHAKPILEHTENTSYKDYIGATLSCSNNEDVDAIDYFEEDITNEIRADEHGPRIQEVIKRHQKLIMLSELLDDIFNRMIFFNLLFATITICFFGFVAKIARDPPEMANNFVGVVASMIPIFNLCYYAELLSGASAGVADSAYHNLWYEGDTRYQKIIIFIIVRSQQPCCLTSMRYAQVTLNTFTTVLSTTWSYFSLAISVYEP encoded by the exons atgcgGTGGCTTAAGTCCCACCCGGTCATAACATCAACTTTTACTGGACACTTAACTTTTTATCACACAATGGAGCATTTAAAAGATTTCGCGTCAGAGTTTTCAAAACCATTCGCAATTTGCTTTGATTTGTTGGCAAAGTCCAATATTTCGATTTACAATGAGAATAAAATTCGGGGGAAATTGCGAGTTTTTGCGTTGGTTGTTTTCTACgttactttttatttttcattggtCGTGAGTTTCAAGAAAGTTCTCACTGGAGAATTGGGGTTTTACGAGTTAGCGAACCTGTTACCTATTTTTATAGTAGCCACGCAAG GTGCAATGAAGGGAACTGTAATTGTTTCGAATTTGTCAAAGGCCAAAATAATAATCGACGACCTTGGATCCATGTGGAGGACCACTGGCCTGACGAAAACCCAACTGATGAAGAAAGGGGTCATGCTAAAGAGGCTGAACCTTTGTAATGCAG TGTTCTACTGGATGAACATCATAGGGACATGGCAGTACATTTTGGTGCCATTATTCGAGACCCTATTTCGTAATTTTGTACTGGGACAGGACAAACTCTTGTTTCCCTTCATATGCAGCCTACCGTATGACGCAAAGAGGAATTGGATGGTCTATTTAGGGACGTACTTTTGGGAATCGTACAGTA TGCTTCATTTAATATACATGTATCTCGGCGTCGAGTTTTTAATGATAACTTTATGCTCACACCTCGCCACTGAGTTTGAATTGCTTCGCGAAGAAATGCTCCACGCAAAACCAATCTTGGAACATACTGAAAATACAAGCTATAAAGACTATATTGGCGCAACGCTATCTTGTTCTAACAATGAAGATGTTGATGCTATTGATTATTTTGAAGAGGACATTACAAACGAAATTCGGGCGGATGAACATGGACCGAGGATACAAGAAGTTATAAAACGACATCAGAAATTAATAAT GTTGTCAGAGCTTCTAGACGACATTTTTAATCGCATGATCTTCTTCAATCTGCTCTTCGCTACCATCACTATTTGTTTCTTCGGATTTGTTGCCAAG aTTGCGCGGGATCCTCCAGAAATGGCAAATAACTTTGTTGGTGTTGTGGCCTCCATGATACCTATATTCAACCTATGCTATTATGCAGAGTTACTGTCTGGAGca AGTGCCGGGGTCGCAGACTCTGCTTATCATAACCTATGGTACGAAGGGGATACCCGATATCAGAAGATCATTATCTTTATAATTGTGAG gtCTCAACAGCCATGCTGTTTGACATCTATGAGATATGCGCAAGTTACTTTGAATACTTTTACTACG gtGCTGAGTACTACGTGGTCATATTTCTCGCTAGCAATCAGTGTATATGAAccgtaa
- the LOC134671190 gene encoding odorant receptor 4-like isoform X3 gives MRWLKSHPVITSTFTGHLTFYHTMEHLKDFASEFSKPFAICFDLLAKSNISIYNENKIRGKLRVFALVVFYVTFYFSLVVSFKKVLTGELGFYELANLLPIFIVATQGAMKGTVIVSNLSKAKIIIDDLGSMWRTTGLTKTQLMKKGVMLKRLNLCNAVFYWMNIIGTWQYILVPLFETLFRNFVLGQDKLLFPFICSLPYDAKRNWMVYLGTYFWESYSMLHLIYMYLGVEFLMITLCSHLATEFELLREEMLHAKPILEHTENTSYKDYIGATLSCSNNEDVDAIDYFEEDITNEIRADEHGPRIQEVIKRHQKLIMLSELLDDIFNRMIFFNLLFATITICFFGFVAKSAGVADSAYHNLWYEGDTRYQKIIIFIIVRSQQPCCLTSMRYAQVTLNTFTTVLSTTWSYFSLAISVYEP, from the exons atgcgGTGGCTTAAGTCCCACCCGGTCATAACATCAACTTTTACTGGACACTTAACTTTTTATCACACAATGGAGCATTTAAAAGATTTCGCGTCAGAGTTTTCAAAACCATTCGCAATTTGCTTTGATTTGTTGGCAAAGTCCAATATTTCGATTTACAATGAGAATAAAATTCGGGGGAAATTGCGAGTTTTTGCGTTGGTTGTTTTCTACgttactttttatttttcattggtCGTGAGTTTCAAGAAAGTTCTCACTGGAGAATTGGGGTTTTACGAGTTAGCGAACCTGTTACCTATTTTTATAGTAGCCACGCAAG GTGCAATGAAGGGAACTGTAATTGTTTCGAATTTGTCAAAGGCCAAAATAATAATCGACGACCTTGGATCCATGTGGAGGACCACTGGCCTGACGAAAACCCAACTGATGAAGAAAGGGGTCATGCTAAAGAGGCTGAACCTTTGTAATGCAG TGTTCTACTGGATGAACATCATAGGGACATGGCAGTACATTTTGGTGCCATTATTCGAGACCCTATTTCGTAATTTTGTACTGGGACAGGACAAACTCTTGTTTCCCTTCATATGCAGCCTACCGTATGACGCAAAGAGGAATTGGATGGTCTATTTAGGGACGTACTTTTGGGAATCGTACAGTA TGCTTCATTTAATATACATGTATCTCGGCGTCGAGTTTTTAATGATAACTTTATGCTCACACCTCGCCACTGAGTTTGAATTGCTTCGCGAAGAAATGCTCCACGCAAAACCAATCTTGGAACATACTGAAAATACAAGCTATAAAGACTATATTGGCGCAACGCTATCTTGTTCTAACAATGAAGATGTTGATGCTATTGATTATTTTGAAGAGGACATTACAAACGAAATTCGGGCGGATGAACATGGACCGAGGATACAAGAAGTTATAAAACGACATCAGAAATTAATAAT GTTGTCAGAGCTTCTAGACGACATTTTTAATCGCATGATCTTCTTCAATCTGCTCTTCGCTACCATCACTATTTGTTTCTTCGGATTTGTTGCCAAG AGTGCCGGGGTCGCAGACTCTGCTTATCATAACCTATGGTACGAAGGGGATACCCGATATCAGAAGATCATTATCTTTATAATTGTGAG gtCTCAACAGCCATGCTGTTTGACATCTATGAGATATGCGCAAGTTACTTTGAATACTTTTACTACG gtGCTGAGTACTACGTGGTCATATTTCTCGCTAGCAATCAGTGTATATGAAccgtaa
- the LOC134671190 gene encoding putative odorant receptor 92a isoform X4, with the protein MKGTVIVSNLSKAKIIIDDLGSMWRTTGLTKTQLMKKGVMLKRLNLCNAVFYWMNIIGTWQYILVPLFETLFRNFVLGQDKLLFPFICSLPYDAKRNWMVYLGTYFWESYSMLHLIYMYLGVEFLMITLCSHLATEFELLREEMLHAKPILEHTENTSYKDYIGATLSCSNNEDVDAIDYFEEDITNEIRADEHGPRIQEVIKRHQKLIMLSELLDDIFNRMIFFNLLFATITICFFGFVAKIARDPPEMANNFVGVVASMIPIFNLCYYAELLSGASAGVADSAYHNLWYEGDTRYQKIIIFIIVRSQQPCCLTSMRYAQVTLNTFTTVLSTTWSYFSLAISVYEP; encoded by the exons ATGAAGGGAACTGTAATTGTTTCGAATTTGTCAAAGGCCAAAATAATAATCGACGACCTTGGATCCATGTGGAGGACCACTGGCCTGACGAAAACCCAACTGATGAAGAAAGGGGTCATGCTAAAGAGGCTGAACCTTTGTAATGCAG TGTTCTACTGGATGAACATCATAGGGACATGGCAGTACATTTTGGTGCCATTATTCGAGACCCTATTTCGTAATTTTGTACTGGGACAGGACAAACTCTTGTTTCCCTTCATATGCAGCCTACCGTATGACGCAAAGAGGAATTGGATGGTCTATTTAGGGACGTACTTTTGGGAATCGTACAGTA TGCTTCATTTAATATACATGTATCTCGGCGTCGAGTTTTTAATGATAACTTTATGCTCACACCTCGCCACTGAGTTTGAATTGCTTCGCGAAGAAATGCTCCACGCAAAACCAATCTTGGAACATACTGAAAATACAAGCTATAAAGACTATATTGGCGCAACGCTATCTTGTTCTAACAATGAAGATGTTGATGCTATTGATTATTTTGAAGAGGACATTACAAACGAAATTCGGGCGGATGAACATGGACCGAGGATACAAGAAGTTATAAAACGACATCAGAAATTAATAAT GTTGTCAGAGCTTCTAGACGACATTTTTAATCGCATGATCTTCTTCAATCTGCTCTTCGCTACCATCACTATTTGTTTCTTCGGATTTGTTGCCAAG aTTGCGCGGGATCCTCCAGAAATGGCAAATAACTTTGTTGGTGTTGTGGCCTCCATGATACCTATATTCAACCTATGCTATTATGCAGAGTTACTGTCTGGAGca AGTGCCGGGGTCGCAGACTCTGCTTATCATAACCTATGGTACGAAGGGGATACCCGATATCAGAAGATCATTATCTTTATAATTGTGAG gtCTCAACAGCCATGCTGTTTGACATCTATGAGATATGCGCAAGTTACTTTGAATACTTTTACTACG gtGCTGAGTACTACGTGGTCATATTTCTCGCTAGCAATCAGTGTATATGAAccgtaa
- the LOC134671190 gene encoding putative odorant receptor 92a isoform X1, which yields MRWLKSHPVITSTFTGHLTFYHTMEHLKDFASEFSKPFAICFDLLAKSNISIYNENKIRGKLRVFALVVFYVTFYFSLVVSFKKVLTGELGFYELANLLPIFIVATQGAMKGTVIVSNLSKAKIIIDDLGSMWRTTGLTKTQLMKKGVMLKRLNLCNAVFYWMNIIGTWQYILVPLFETLFRNFVLGQDKLLFPFICSLPYDAKRNWMVYLGTYFWESYSMLHLIYMYLGVEFLMITLCSHLATEFELLREEMLHAKPILEHTENTSYKDYIGATLSCSNNEDVDAIDYFEEDITNEIRADEHGPRIQEVIKRHQKLIMLSELLDDIFNRMIFFNLLFATITICFFGFVAKIARDPPEMANNFVGVVASMIPIFNLCYYAELLSGASAGVADSAYHNLWYEGDTRYQKIIIFIIVRSQQPCCLTSMRYAQVTLNTFTTVRILSIKNVCHEKDLISEFKKT from the exons atgcgGTGGCTTAAGTCCCACCCGGTCATAACATCAACTTTTACTGGACACTTAACTTTTTATCACACAATGGAGCATTTAAAAGATTTCGCGTCAGAGTTTTCAAAACCATTCGCAATTTGCTTTGATTTGTTGGCAAAGTCCAATATTTCGATTTACAATGAGAATAAAATTCGGGGGAAATTGCGAGTTTTTGCGTTGGTTGTTTTCTACgttactttttatttttcattggtCGTGAGTTTCAAGAAAGTTCTCACTGGAGAATTGGGGTTTTACGAGTTAGCGAACCTGTTACCTATTTTTATAGTAGCCACGCAAG GTGCAATGAAGGGAACTGTAATTGTTTCGAATTTGTCAAAGGCCAAAATAATAATCGACGACCTTGGATCCATGTGGAGGACCACTGGCCTGACGAAAACCCAACTGATGAAGAAAGGGGTCATGCTAAAGAGGCTGAACCTTTGTAATGCAG TGTTCTACTGGATGAACATCATAGGGACATGGCAGTACATTTTGGTGCCATTATTCGAGACCCTATTTCGTAATTTTGTACTGGGACAGGACAAACTCTTGTTTCCCTTCATATGCAGCCTACCGTATGACGCAAAGAGGAATTGGATGGTCTATTTAGGGACGTACTTTTGGGAATCGTACAGTA TGCTTCATTTAATATACATGTATCTCGGCGTCGAGTTTTTAATGATAACTTTATGCTCACACCTCGCCACTGAGTTTGAATTGCTTCGCGAAGAAATGCTCCACGCAAAACCAATCTTGGAACATACTGAAAATACAAGCTATAAAGACTATATTGGCGCAACGCTATCTTGTTCTAACAATGAAGATGTTGATGCTATTGATTATTTTGAAGAGGACATTACAAACGAAATTCGGGCGGATGAACATGGACCGAGGATACAAGAAGTTATAAAACGACATCAGAAATTAATAAT GTTGTCAGAGCTTCTAGACGACATTTTTAATCGCATGATCTTCTTCAATCTGCTCTTCGCTACCATCACTATTTGTTTCTTCGGATTTGTTGCCAAG aTTGCGCGGGATCCTCCAGAAATGGCAAATAACTTTGTTGGTGTTGTGGCCTCCATGATACCTATATTCAACCTATGCTATTATGCAGAGTTACTGTCTGGAGca AGTGCCGGGGTCGCAGACTCTGCTTATCATAACCTATGGTACGAAGGGGATACCCGATATCAGAAGATCATTATCTTTATAATTGTGAG gtCTCAACAGCCATGCTGTTTGACATCTATGAGATATGCGCAAGTTACTTTGAATACTTTTACTACGGTACGTATACTTAGTATAAAAAATGTGTGCCACGAAAAGGATTTAATATccgaatttaaaaaaacctaa